ATCGCTGCATCTTCCACCGGGACTACTTCGACATGGGAGCCTTCGTGTACGAGAACGTGCCCGTGCTCCGCAACGTCGTGGGCTACGTGAAGAAGAAGCTGCACGGCGAGTTCTGACGGGACCACCATGACCCGACGCCCCGCACACAGCCTGCGGGCCGTGCTGGCCCGATGCATGGGACTCCCCGGCGCCCAACCCTGGGTCGATGCCGCGACGATCGAACTCGCGACGTCCCTGGGACTTGCCGCGGTCACCGCCCACGCCGTGACGACGGGCGCCGCACGCGCCGGTGCCGGTGGGCGTTGGACCGAACGTCTGGTTCGCGCCGCGGCCCGGGAACAGGCCCTCGTGCTCGCGAGCGAGGACGAGGCGTCGCGCGTGGTCGCACGGTTGCACGGCGCGGGCATCCCGAGCATCGCGCTCAAGGGGCTGGCCTCGAACGCCGTGGTGCACGCCCCGCACGGCTGGTGCCGCGCACCCGGCGACGTCGACCTGCTCGTGCCCGGGTCCCGTGCGGACGAAGCCCGCGCCCTCTTCGCCGCAGACCCCGCCTACGCGGCCGTGGAGGACCTCGAGGCGGAGTTCTACGAGAACCACCACCACCTGCAACCCTTCGTGCGGCGCGATCGTGCCGCGACGCCGATCGAACTCCACCGCCGGATCTCCGGCGTGACCACCGGCGACGTCCGGATCGACCACGAGGGTTGTTGGGCCCGCGCCGTTGCCCATCCGTCGCTCGGACCGGGCGCGCTGCGCCTCGACGACGTCGACCAGTGCCTCGCCACGATCATCCACATCGACCGTGACGACGCCTACATGCGCCGCGCACGTCAACTCCTGGACCTGGCCCTGTGGTGGGAACGCTGCGCGGACCGCCGCGAAGATCTCTGGGCCCGCGCCGAACGGTGGAACGCCACGTCGACGGTCGAGCGCGCGCTGACCGTTCTGGACGCCTTCCTGGGCGGATCAAGGACGACTGGACGCCACGACGCCACGGCACCGAGCCGCGGGACCCGCCTGTGGCGAATGCTGGCCCTGGATTCGGTGACCTTCGCCGATCGCCGATCCGTGTTCCCCGGCTGG
The Candidatus Krumholzibacteriia bacterium DNA segment above includes these coding regions:
- a CDS encoding nucleotidyltransferase family protein → MTRRPAHSLRAVLARCMGLPGAQPWVDAATIELATSLGLAAVTAHAVTTGAARAGAGGRWTERLVRAAAREQALVLASEDEASRVVARLHGAGIPSIALKGLASNAVVHAPHGWCRAPGDVDLLVPGSRADEARALFAADPAYAAVEDLEAEFYENHHHLQPFVRRDRAATPIELHRRISGVTTGDVRIDHEGCWARAVAHPSLGPGALRLDDVDQCLATIIHIDRDDAYMRRARQLLDLALWWERCADRREDLWARAERWNATSTVERALTVLDAFLGGSRTTGRHDATAPSRGTRLWRMLALDSVTFADRRSVFPGWYRNAVLRALIHEQDPGRVLSRIVRPVLGGPPWDRGEPGAA